A genomic segment from Deinococcus sp. QL22 encodes:
- a CDS encoding phage major capsid protein, translated as MSYKIAKRTDLADKGLYQDAKAAGVNLADYMQIQADEGKISEEFYNPDDSTPAFKQVLGSLGVDPKGRDAARPVEDVFMQDPSKRVLFPEYIATRYRDLSRPMRNELTVEDLVTTITPVRSGAYTYGVITEEHDAGANLSRVAEAAEFPTITVQMGEQSIRLLKYGGKLKVSYEVIRRSSVSVMDRWIGAVVRRALRNKVNAALAVVLNGDGNNGAAPNLDVAGPGYTVADIVELSLLAGDYGADPTILAGDRTELGKLLTLPIFTGTDSTTASDFRETGRWPAAFGMMPKRAPKGSLLDGAAKLLALDPEMGLEMAFDPSMDLVENDKIIERQIEFITFSEMIGFGKPELGVGVTAHRSS; from the coding sequence ATGAGCTACAAAATTGCCAAGCGCACTGACCTTGCCGACAAAGGTCTCTATCAGGACGCCAAAGCTGCAGGCGTCAACCTCGCCGATTACATGCAGATCCAGGCCGATGAGGGCAAGATCAGCGAGGAGTTCTACAACCCCGACGACTCCACCCCGGCCTTTAAGCAGGTGCTGGGCAGCCTCGGCGTGGACCCCAAAGGCCGCGACGCAGCCCGTCCAGTGGAAGACGTTTTTATGCAGGACCCCAGCAAGCGTGTGCTGTTCCCCGAGTACATCGCCACCCGCTACCGCGACCTGTCGCGCCCCATGCGCAATGAACTGACCGTGGAAGACCTGGTAACGACCATCACCCCTGTCCGCAGCGGTGCGTACACCTACGGCGTGATCACCGAAGAGCACGACGCCGGGGCCAACCTGAGCCGCGTGGCAGAAGCTGCTGAATTCCCGACCATCACTGTGCAGATGGGCGAGCAATCGATCCGCCTGCTGAAGTACGGTGGCAAGCTGAAAGTGAGCTATGAGGTCATCCGCCGCTCCAGCGTGAGCGTGATGGACCGTTGGATTGGTGCGGTGGTGCGGCGCGCCCTTAGGAACAAGGTGAACGCCGCCCTGGCCGTGGTTCTCAACGGCGACGGCAACAACGGTGCGGCTCCCAACCTTGATGTGGCAGGCCCCGGCTACACGGTGGCGGACATTGTGGAGCTGTCTCTGTTGGCCGGTGATTACGGTGCAGACCCCACCATCCTGGCAGGCGACCGCACCGAATTGGGCAAGCTGCTGACCCTGCCCATATTCACGGGCACGGACAGCACCACGGCGAGCGACTTCCGCGAGACCGGCCGCTGGCCCGCCGCGTTCGGCATGATGCCCAAGCGTGCGCCGAAAGGCAGCCTGCTGGACGGTGCGGCCAAACTGTTGGCCCTGGACCCTGAAATGGGCCTGGAAATGGCCTTCGATCCCAGCATGGACCTGGTGGAGAACGACAAGATCATTGAGCGCCAGATCGAGTTCATCACCTTCAGCGAAATGATCGGCTTCGGCAAGCCTGAACTGGGCGTTGGCGTCACCGCACACCGCTCGAGCTAA
- a CDS encoding S49 family peptidase, whose amino-acid sequence MTKIRSPARFQGVTTLLAGSPWAIRERDHRELVATFNRYLSSDVTEETLKTLKTERDNRAAQQGDAQASAPGVAVIGIYGTIVPRGSLMAEYCGATDPHTLADRVSAAADDPSIHSIVLDIMSGGGAVTGIRVAEEAIRRARDVKPVIAVANTVMCSAALWLGAQASELVAAPGAEIGSIGVIGTHVDESVAIDNMGLKVTYVRSNPGKALGQPTEAMDGPALEQWQSEVDRIQADFVAAVAAGRSMTVAAVGALANGNVWFGQEAVDVGLADRVATLGDVLREQQSAAAREPARTARRAQSPRMLEATTQLRLAEQRVRVSLTPEAAAEEHAALNQLEAELQSAAPYADADLSHDLAQLTQRLTATRARIQVSAPSPEVSPMKITLKDRSGAAHEFDAADTAAIQAFLAEQDRLAVAAGRQQERESTASALGLEPKDMGADSLSRLAAQAKDGDAYRTELLSEIEALALAVTGDETKAARVRKANSALDTDMLKEVAHGYRDQRDALVPNGRQSKEPDLNPAPPVEAQTTARRPKPVRW is encoded by the coding sequence GTGACCAAGATTCGCAGTCCAGCCCGGTTTCAGGGCGTCACCACGCTCCTCGCGGGGAGCCCCTGGGCCATCCGGGAACGCGACCACCGTGAACTGGTGGCGACGTTCAACCGTTACCTGTCTTCGGACGTCACAGAAGAGACGCTGAAGACCCTCAAGACCGAGCGCGACAATCGCGCCGCCCAGCAGGGTGATGCCCAGGCCTCGGCCCCCGGTGTGGCGGTCATCGGCATTTACGGCACCATCGTGCCCCGTGGCAGCCTGATGGCCGAATACTGCGGGGCCACCGACCCCCACACGTTGGCCGACCGCGTTTCTGCTGCAGCGGACGACCCTAGCATTCATTCCATCGTGCTCGACATCATGAGCGGCGGCGGCGCAGTGACCGGAATCCGGGTGGCGGAGGAAGCCATTCGGCGGGCCAGAGACGTCAAACCCGTGATTGCTGTCGCCAACACGGTCATGTGCAGCGCGGCCCTCTGGCTCGGTGCTCAGGCCTCTGAACTGGTAGCCGCACCAGGGGCCGAAATCGGCTCCATTGGCGTGATCGGTACTCACGTGGATGAGTCGGTGGCCATCGACAACATGGGTCTGAAAGTCACCTATGTGCGTTCCAACCCCGGCAAAGCGCTGGGACAACCCACCGAGGCCATGGACGGCCCGGCGCTGGAGCAGTGGCAGAGCGAGGTTGACCGCATTCAGGCCGACTTCGTGGCGGCAGTTGCTGCGGGCCGCTCCATGACAGTGGCGGCTGTGGGTGCCCTCGCCAACGGCAACGTCTGGTTCGGGCAGGAAGCGGTGGATGTGGGCTTGGCCGACCGGGTGGCGACCCTGGGCGACGTGCTCCGTGAGCAGCAATCTGCCGCCGCCCGTGAGCCTGCCCGAACCGCCCGCCGCGCCCAGTCGCCGCGCATGCTCGAAGCCACGACGCAACTGCGCCTGGCCGAGCAGCGTGTGCGCGTCTCCCTCACCCCCGAAGCTGCTGCTGAAGAGCATGCCGCCCTCAACCAGCTTGAAGCGGAGCTGCAGTCCGCCGCGCCCTACGCGGACGCTGATCTCAGTCACGACCTCGCCCAGCTCACGCAGCGCCTCACCGCCACCCGTGCCCGCATTCAGGTTTCCGCCCCTTCCCCGGAGGTTTCCCCCATGAAGATCACCCTCAAAGACCGCAGCGGCGCGGCACACGAGTTCGACGCCGCCGATACCGCCGCCATTCAGGCCTTTCTCGCCGAGCAGGACCGCCTCGCGGTGGCTGCAGGCCGTCAGCAGGAGCGCGAGAGCACTGCCTCTGCGTTGGGCCTGGAGCCCAAAGACATGGGTGCAGACAGCCTGAGCCGCCTCGCCGCACAGGCGAAAGACGGTGACGCTTACCGCACCGAGCTGCTCTCCGAGATTGAAGCGCTGGCCCTCGCAGTGACCGGTGATGAGACCAAAGCCGCCCGCGTGCGCAAGGCCAACAGCGCCCTTGACACGGACATGTTGAAAGAAGTGGCCCACGGCTACCGCGATCAGCGTGATGCCTTGGTCCCCAATGGCCGCCAGAGCAAAGAGCCGGACCTCAATCCTGCCCCTCCTGTCGAGGCCCAGACCACGGCGCGTCGGCCCAAGCCTGTCCGCTGGTAA
- a CDS encoding terminase small subunit, producing MTEKKKADASKSARGSSSKAKGNIGKKSEDRAIPLTPEHTRFQEALRACTVMERKLVLGILSGHNNTQAAIAAGYSAKSAPEQASTILTRQRVKDALEAGYEAAGISSSRTLAFIAALANFDRSQITTVVRQRTVDHIERPAHEVAGEVKRELDIVRSAVEDLKVEKASDAELKPLEQRLSRLRLRLMDLEILLDRDPDAFTIVEVETLQDIPLIDLKKAHALGLSRFIKNVKRDKYGYQVELHDFLDGVDRAAKVHGLYKETLSVQNPDGTPLEQVRGAGPEDMAKLLLAYDQLRSGS from the coding sequence GTGACCGAAAAGAAAAAAGCAGATGCCAGCAAGTCGGCGCGGGGATCATCCTCCAAAGCCAAAGGCAACATCGGTAAGAAGTCTGAAGACCGCGCCATTCCCCTCACTCCGGAACACACCCGCTTCCAGGAAGCGCTGCGGGCCTGCACCGTGATGGAACGCAAACTGGTGCTCGGCATCCTCAGTGGACATAACAACACCCAGGCGGCCATTGCGGCGGGCTACAGCGCCAAAAGTGCGCCGGAACAGGCGTCCACGATCCTAACAAGACAAAGGGTCAAAGATGCGCTCGAAGCTGGATATGAGGCGGCGGGCATCAGCTCGTCCCGTACCCTGGCCTTTATCGCGGCCTTGGCGAACTTCGACCGTTCCCAGATCACCACCGTGGTCCGGCAACGCACCGTCGACCATATCGAGCGTCCGGCTCACGAGGTGGCTGGCGAGGTTAAACGGGAACTTGACATCGTGCGCTCAGCGGTCGAAGACCTGAAGGTGGAAAAGGCCAGCGACGCCGAACTCAAGCCGCTTGAACAGCGCCTCAGCCGCCTGCGTCTGCGCCTGATGGACCTGGAGATTCTGCTGGACCGTGACCCCGATGCCTTCACCATCGTGGAAGTCGAAACCCTGCAAGACATTCCCCTGATCGACCTGAAAAAAGCCCACGCGCTGGGCCTCTCCCGCTTTATCAAGAACGTCAAACGCGACAAGTACGGCTATCAGGTCGAACTGCACGACTTCCTGGACGGCGTCGACCGCGCCGCCAAGGTGCACGGCCTCTACAAAGAAACGCTCAGCGTGCAGAATCCCGACGGCACACCACTGGAGCAGGTGCGTGGGGCCGGGCCGGAAGACATGGCCAAGCTGCTACTGGCCTATGACCAGCTCCGGAGTGGATCATGA